A genomic region of Mycolicibacterium poriferae contains the following coding sequences:
- a CDS encoding WhiB family transcriptional regulator: MPQPQQLPGPNADIWDWQMQGLCRGVDSAMFFHPDGERGRARAQREMRAKEMCRRCPVITQCRTHALAVGEPYGIWGGLSESERELLLKRGIRRTA; encoded by the coding sequence ATGCCACAGCCGCAGCAGCTACCCGGTCCGAACGCCGACATCTGGGATTGGCAGATGCAAGGGCTTTGCCGGGGCGTCGATTCCGCGATGTTCTTCCACCCCGACGGTGAGCGCGGCCGGGCCCGCGCTCAGCGTGAGATGCGCGCCAAGGAGATGTGCCGGCGTTGCCCGGTCATCACCCAGTGCCGCACTCATGCGCTGGCAGTCGGCGAGCCGTACGGCATCTGGGGCGGACTGTCGGAGTCCGAGCGTGAACTGCTGCTCAAGCGCGGCATCCGCCGTACCGCCTGA
- a CDS encoding sigma-70 family RNA polymerase sigma factor, whose product MTFSGERLDAVVAKAVAGDRDALQEVLATIRPIVVRYCRARVGTTERSGLSADDVAQEVCLAAITALPRYKDQGRPFLAFVYGIAAHKVADAHRAAGRNRADPMDVVPERSSNDASPEQLAIDSESSARMAVLLQTLPEKQREILILRVVVGMSAEETAETVGSTPGAVRVAQHRALAKLKAELTAAGRDHA is encoded by the coding sequence ATGACATTTTCGGGAGAACGTCTCGATGCTGTCGTTGCCAAGGCCGTGGCAGGCGATCGAGATGCCCTTCAGGAAGTGCTGGCGACCATCCGCCCCATCGTTGTCCGGTATTGCCGGGCTCGGGTGGGGACCACGGAACGCAGCGGTCTGTCAGCTGATGACGTTGCACAGGAGGTGTGCTTGGCCGCCATCACGGCGCTGCCGCGCTACAAGGATCAGGGACGACCCTTCCTGGCCTTCGTCTACGGCATCGCTGCACACAAGGTCGCTGACGCGCATCGTGCCGCCGGACGCAATCGGGCTGACCCGATGGACGTCGTTCCGGAGCGGTCGTCGAATGACGCCAGCCCCGAGCAGCTGGCGATCGACTCCGAGTCGTCGGCCCGGATGGCCGTCCTGTTGCAGACCCTGCCCGAGAAGCAGCGCGAGATCCTGATCCTGCGCGTCGTCGTCGGGATGAGCGCAGAAGAGACCGCGGAAACGGTCGGCAGCACTCCGGGAGCCGTGCGCGTCGCCCAGCATCGCGCGCTGGCGAAATTGAAGGCCGAGCTGACGGCGGCGGGGCGGGACCATGCCTGA
- a CDS encoding anti-sigma-D factor RsdA has protein sequence MPDFGRWNANGGDPSLSDINRSDQFLDALASGGPVYAADQGEAELADLLAGWRDDIRETPTSVRVTPQQAAQALERAGSSSRRRRLSLAVVGSTAAAVLCLGGFGAVIAGAGPGDALYGLRTILFGEQASPRDDAVILAAQTEMQEVQQLIDQGDWQAAQAKLEAVTTTVATVGDVERKEELVSQWQELTVKVEAQDAAATVPPGAPLPSFPELPAVVLDPLTPASETSETSGTSGTSTTSETSGTETTAPTSETTAPSATTSAPTSGTTAPSSTEPEEATSPSATTSVTPSTARSTSGSPRATTTAPSATTTTPSSAAATAPSSADQSTSTSVVTRASSSAAPSATPSGTPGATATTTAAAPSAAVEEVEEPASSPAAPPVTTTTVLPVAPIVPDEPN, from the coding sequence ATGCCTGACTTCGGACGTTGGAACGCCAACGGCGGTGATCCGTCGCTGAGCGACATCAACCGCAGCGATCAGTTCCTCGACGCGCTGGCGTCGGGGGGCCCGGTGTACGCCGCCGATCAGGGCGAGGCGGAGCTGGCCGATCTGCTGGCCGGCTGGCGCGATGACATCCGCGAGACCCCGACCTCGGTCAGGGTGACGCCGCAGCAGGCCGCGCAGGCGCTGGAGCGCGCCGGTTCGTCGAGCAGACGCCGGCGCCTGTCGCTCGCGGTGGTCGGTTCGACCGCCGCCGCGGTGCTGTGCCTGGGCGGCTTCGGCGCAGTCATCGCCGGCGCGGGCCCCGGTGACGCGCTGTACGGGCTGCGCACGATCCTGTTCGGGGAGCAGGCCAGCCCACGCGACGACGCGGTGATCCTGGCTGCCCAGACCGAGATGCAAGAGGTCCAGCAGCTCATCGACCAGGGGGACTGGCAGGCTGCGCAGGCCAAGCTCGAAGCGGTTACCACGACGGTCGCGACCGTCGGGGACGTCGAGCGCAAAGAGGAACTGGTCAGTCAGTGGCAGGAGCTCACCGTCAAGGTGGAGGCGCAGGATGCCGCGGCGACGGTTCCGCCGGGGGCGCCGCTGCCGAGCTTCCCGGAGTTGCCCGCCGTGGTCCTCGACCCGCTGACACCGGCCTCGGAAACCTCGGAAACCTCGGGAACGTCGGGAACCTCGACAACGTCGGAGACGTCGGGGACCGAGACGACTGCGCCGACGTCGGAGACGACGGCACCGTCGGCGACGACGAGTGCCCCGACCTCCGGCACGACAGCCCCGAGCTCCACGGAACCGGAGGAGGCCACCTCTCCGTCGGCGACGACGTCTGTGACGCCCTCCACCGCTCGGTCGACGTCGGGGAGCCCTCGCGCCACCACCACGGCGCCGTCAGCGACGACGACCACCCCGTCATCGGCTGCGGCGACCGCGCCGTCCTCTGCGGATCAGTCCACGTCGACCTCGGTCGTCACGCGGGCCTCGTCGTCGGCCGCGCCGAGTGCGACACCGTCGGGGACGCCGGGGGCCACGGCGACGACCACGGCCGCGGCACCTTCCGCGGCGGTGGAGGAAGTCGAAGAGCCGGCATCGTCACCCGCGGCGCCGCCGGTGACCACGACGACAGTGCTTCCGGTGGCGCCCATCGTGCCCGACGAGCCCAACTAG
- a CDS encoding DUF5319 domain-containing protein: MRDHLPPGLPPDPFADDPSDPSAALDALEPGQPLDPQERIAVEADLADLAVYEALLAHKGIRGLVVCCDECQQDHYHDWDMLRANLLQLLVDGTVRPHEPAYDPEPDAYVTWDYCRGYADASLNEAASESDGYR, translated from the coding sequence GTGCGAGACCACCTGCCCCCAGGATTGCCTCCCGACCCGTTCGCCGACGACCCGAGCGACCCGTCGGCAGCGCTGGACGCCCTGGAGCCGGGACAACCGCTCGATCCGCAGGAGCGGATCGCGGTCGAGGCCGATCTGGCCGATCTTGCCGTGTATGAAGCATTGCTTGCGCACAAGGGGATTCGCGGTCTCGTGGTGTGCTGCGACGAATGCCAGCAGGACCACTACCACGACTGGGACATGCTGCGGGCGAACCTGCTGCAGCTGCTCGTCGACGGCACGGTCCGGCCTCACGAACCCGCCTACGATCCCGAGCCCGACGCCTACGTCACGTGGGACTACTGCCGCGGTTACGCCGATGCCTCGCTGAACGAAGCCGCGTCGGAGTCCGACGGCTATCGCTGA
- the guaB gene encoding IMP dehydrogenase has protein sequence MSIAESSVPIAVPVPTGGDDPTKVAMLGLTFDDVLLLPAASDVIPATADTSSQLTRRIRLKVPLVSSAMDTVTEARMAIAMARAGGMGVLHRNLPAAEQAGAVETVKRSEAGMVTDPVTCSPDNTLAEVDAMCARFRISGLPVVDDRGALVGIITNRDMRFEVDQSKPVSEVMTKAPLITAQEGVSAEAALGLLRRNKIEKLPIVDGHGRLTGLITVKDFVKTEQFPLATKDSDGRLLVGAAVGVGEDAWTRAMTLADAGVDVLVVDTAHAHNRGVLDMVHRLKTVVGDRVEVVGGNVATRAAAAALVDAGADAVKVGVGPGSICTTRVVAGVGAPQITAILEAVAACAPHGVPVIADGGLQYSGDIAKALAAGASTAMLGSLLAGTAESPGDLILVNGKQFKSYRGMGSLGAMQGRSSGGGGARVSYSKDRYFQDDVLSEDKLVPEGIEGRVPYRGPLSTVIHQLTGGLRAAMGYTGAATIEQLQQAQFVQITAAGLKESHPHDITMTVEAPNYTTR, from the coding sequence ATGTCGATCGCCGAAAGCAGCGTCCCGATCGCCGTGCCCGTGCCGACCGGGGGCGACGATCCCACGAAGGTCGCGATGCTCGGGCTGACGTTCGACGACGTGCTGCTGTTGCCGGCGGCATCCGATGTGATTCCGGCCACGGCCGACACGTCGAGTCAGCTCACCCGCAGGATCCGGCTGAAGGTGCCGCTGGTGAGCTCCGCGATGGACACCGTCACCGAGGCGCGGATGGCGATCGCGATGGCCCGCGCCGGCGGGATGGGCGTGCTGCACCGCAACCTGCCGGCCGCCGAGCAGGCCGGTGCGGTCGAGACCGTGAAGCGGTCCGAGGCGGGGATGGTCACCGATCCGGTGACGTGTTCGCCCGACAACACGCTGGCCGAGGTCGACGCCATGTGCGCGCGGTTCCGCATCTCGGGGCTTCCGGTCGTCGACGACCGCGGCGCGCTGGTGGGCATCATCACCAACCGGGACATGCGCTTCGAGGTCGACCAGTCCAAGCCGGTCTCGGAGGTGATGACCAAGGCTCCGCTGATCACCGCCCAGGAGGGGGTGTCGGCCGAAGCCGCGCTGGGGCTGTTGCGCCGCAACAAGATCGAGAAGCTGCCGATCGTCGACGGGCACGGCAGGCTGACCGGGCTGATCACCGTCAAGGACTTCGTCAAGACCGAGCAGTTCCCGCTGGCCACCAAGGACAGTGACGGCCGGCTGCTGGTCGGTGCCGCGGTCGGCGTGGGTGAGGATGCCTGGACCCGCGCGATGACGCTGGCCGACGCCGGGGTCGACGTCCTCGTGGTGGACACCGCGCACGCCCACAACCGGGGTGTGCTCGACATGGTGCACCGGCTCAAGACGGTGGTCGGCGACCGGGTCGAGGTGGTCGGCGGCAACGTCGCCACCCGTGCCGCGGCCGCCGCGCTGGTCGACGCCGGCGCCGACGCGGTCAAGGTGGGCGTCGGGCCCGGCTCCATCTGCACCACCCGTGTCGTCGCCGGGGTGGGTGCGCCGCAGATCACCGCGATCCTGGAAGCGGTCGCCGCGTGCGCCCCGCACGGCGTGCCGGTGATCGCCGACGGCGGCCTGCAGTACTCGGGCGACATCGCCAAGGCGCTGGCGGCGGGGGCCTCGACCGCGATGCTGGGGTCGCTGCTGGCGGGCACCGCCGAGTCGCCGGGTGACCTGATCCTGGTCAACGGCAAGCAGTTCAAGAGCTACCGCGGCATGGGTTCGCTGGGCGCCATGCAGGGCCGGTCGAGCGGAGGAGGTGGGGCCAGGGTGTCCTACTCCAAGGACCGCTACTTCCAGGACGACGTGCTCTCCGAGGACAAGCTGGTGCCCGAGGGCATCGAGGGCCGGGTACCGTACCGGGGGCCGCTGTCGACGGTCATCCACCAGCTGACCGGCGGACTGCGCGCCGCCATGGGTTACACCGGTGCGGCGACCATCGAGCAGCTGCAACAGGCTCAGTTCGTGCAGATCACCGCGGCCGGGCTGAAAGAGAGCCACCCCCACGACATCACGATGACCGTGGAAGCCCCCAACTACACCACCCGCTAG
- a CDS encoding GuaB3 family IMP dehydrogenase-related protein — translation MVEIGMGRNARRTYELHDINIVPSRRTRSSKDVSTAWQLDAYRFDIPVVAHPTDALVSVEFAIELGRLGGLGVLNGEGLIGRHADVDARIAEVVEAAEKEPDPAVSIRLLQQLHSAPLDPELLGAAVARIREAGITTAVRVSPQNARALTPALASAGLDLLVIQGTIISAERVAQDGEPLNLKTFISELDMPVVAGGVLDHRTALHLMRTGAAGVIVGYGSTMGVTTSDEVLGISVPMATAIADAAAARREYLDETGGRYVHVLADGDIHTSGDLAKAIACGADAVLLGTPLASAAEAQGGGWFWPAAAAHPSLPRGALLQVAAGERPSLEQVLTGPSDDPFGALNLVGGLRRSMAKAGYCDLKEFQKVGLAVGS, via the coding sequence ATGGTCGAGATCGGCATGGGCCGCAACGCCCGCCGGACCTACGAGCTCCACGACATCAACATCGTGCCGTCCCGGCGCACCCGGTCGTCGAAGGACGTGTCGACGGCGTGGCAGCTCGACGCGTACCGATTCGACATCCCGGTGGTCGCACACCCGACCGACGCGCTGGTCAGTGTCGAGTTCGCGATCGAACTGGGCCGCCTCGGCGGGCTGGGGGTGCTCAACGGTGAGGGGCTGATCGGCCGGCACGCCGACGTCGACGCCCGCATCGCCGAGGTCGTCGAGGCCGCCGAGAAGGAGCCCGACCCGGCGGTCTCGATCCGGCTGCTGCAGCAATTACATTCGGCGCCTTTGGATCCCGAGCTGCTCGGGGCGGCGGTTGCCCGCATCCGCGAGGCGGGGATCACCACCGCGGTGCGGGTCAGCCCGCAGAACGCGCGGGCGCTGACCCCGGCGCTGGCAAGTGCCGGACTGGACCTGCTCGTCATCCAGGGCACGATCATCTCCGCCGAGCGCGTGGCCCAGGACGGCGAACCGCTGAACCTGAAGACGTTCATCTCCGAACTCGACATGCCGGTGGTGGCCGGAGGTGTGCTCGACCACCGCACCGCCCTGCACCTGATGCGCACCGGGGCGGCCGGCGTCATCGTCGGTTACGGCTCGACGATGGGGGTGACGACCTCCGACGAGGTGCTGGGCATCAGCGTGCCCATGGCGACCGCCATCGCCGATGCCGCCGCGGCGCGCCGCGAGTATCTCGACGAGACGGGTGGGCGTTACGTGCACGTGCTCGCCGACGGGGACATCCACACCTCCGGGGATCTGGCCAAGGCCATCGCCTGCGGTGCCGACGCCGTGCTGCTCGGGACGCCGCTGGCGTCGGCGGCCGAGGCGCAGGGCGGCGGATGGTTCTGGCCTGCCGCGGCCGCGCACCCGTCGCTGCCGCGCGGGGCGCTGCTGCAGGTCGCCGCCGGCGAGCGCCCGTCGCTCGAGCAGGTGCTCACCGGCCCGTCGGACGATCCGTTCGGGGCGTTGAACCTGGTCGGCGGGTTGCGCCGGTCGATGGCCAAGGCGGGTTACTGCGACCTCAAGGAATTCCAGAAGGTGGGGCTGGCGGTCGGCAGCTGA
- a CDS encoding GMC oxidoreductase, whose translation MQPDYDVVIIGSGFGGSVTALRLTEKGYRVLVLEAGRRYEDDDFAKTSWNLRKFLWAPALGCFGIQRIHLLRNVMILAGAGVGGGSLNYANTLYVPPEPFFNDAQWKDITDWRGELMPHYDQAQRMLGVVTNPTITDADKIMQQVADDMGVGDTWVPTPVGVFFGNDGEKAPGKTVPDPYFGGAGPARTGCIECGSCMTGCRYGAKNTLLKNYLGLAEKAGAHVRAMSTVTDFHQRPDDLWEVRTVRTGSKLRRGKRTVTATHVVLAAGTYGTQRLLFKMRDTGRLPQLSDRLGVLTRTNSESIVGAGRLEVSPDMDLTHGVAITSSIHPTADTHVEPCRYGKGSNAMGLLQTLMTDGAGPLGTDVPRWRQLLQLAAADPRGMLRMLNPRRWSERTVIALVMQHLDNSITTFTKRNRFGIRRYSSKQGHGEPNPSWIPVGNEVTRRIAEKIDGVAGGTWGELFNIPLTAHFLGGAAIGDSADHGVIDPYHRVYHYPTLSVVDGAAISANLGVNPSLSITAQAERAAALWPNKGEQDLRPPQGEAYRRLTPIAPAHPVVPADAPAALRNLPIEPVSSAG comes from the coding sequence ATGCAGCCTGACTACGACGTCGTGATCATCGGTTCCGGATTCGGTGGCAGCGTGACCGCGTTGCGGCTCACCGAGAAGGGCTACCGGGTGCTGGTGCTCGAGGCCGGGCGGCGCTACGAGGACGACGACTTCGCCAAGACGTCGTGGAATCTGCGCAAGTTCCTGTGGGCGCCGGCGCTGGGGTGCTTCGGCATTCAGCGCATCCACCTGCTGCGCAACGTGATGATCCTGGCCGGCGCGGGTGTCGGCGGCGGGTCGCTGAACTACGCGAACACGCTCTACGTACCACCGGAGCCGTTCTTCAACGATGCTCAGTGGAAGGACATCACCGACTGGCGCGGCGAGCTGATGCCGCACTACGACCAGGCGCAGCGCATGCTCGGCGTGGTCACCAACCCGACGATCACCGACGCGGACAAGATCATGCAGCAGGTCGCCGACGACATGGGCGTCGGCGACACCTGGGTGCCCACCCCGGTGGGGGTGTTCTTCGGCAACGACGGAGAGAAGGCGCCCGGCAAGACCGTGCCCGACCCCTATTTCGGCGGGGCAGGCCCGGCGCGCACCGGCTGCATCGAATGCGGATCCTGCATGACGGGATGCCGCTACGGCGCGAAGAACACGCTGCTGAAGAACTACCTCGGCCTGGCCGAGAAGGCCGGCGCCCACGTCCGGGCGATGAGCACCGTCACCGACTTCCACCAGCGCCCCGACGACCTGTGGGAGGTGCGCACCGTGCGCACCGGCAGCAAGCTGCGGCGCGGCAAGCGCACGGTGACCGCGACGCACGTGGTGCTGGCCGCCGGCACCTACGGCACCCAGCGGCTGCTGTTCAAGATGCGCGACACCGGCCGGTTGCCGCAGCTGTCGGACCGGCTCGGGGTGCTGACGCGGACCAACTCGGAGTCGATCGTCGGCGCCGGGCGCCTCGAGGTGTCCCCGGACATGGATCTGACCCACGGCGTGGCGATCACGTCGTCGATTCACCCGACCGCCGACACCCATGTCGAACCGTGCCGCTACGGCAAGGGCTCCAACGCGATGGGGCTGCTGCAGACGCTGATGACCGACGGCGCCGGCCCGCTGGGCACCGACGTGCCGCGGTGGCGGCAGCTGCTGCAGCTCGCGGCGGCCGATCCGCGGGGAATGCTGCGCATGCTCAACCCGCGGCGGTGGAGCGAGCGCACCGTCATCGCGCTGGTGATGCAGCACCTCGACAACTCGATCACCACGTTCACCAAGCGCAACCGGTTCGGTATCCGCCGGTACTCGAGCAAGCAGGGCCACGGCGAACCCAACCCGTCCTGGATCCCGGTCGGCAACGAGGTGACCCGCCGCATCGCCGAGAAGATCGACGGCGTCGCGGGTGGCACGTGGGGGGAGCTGTTCAACATTCCGCTCACCGCGCACTTCCTCGGGGGCGCGGCGATTGGCGACAGTGCCGACCACGGCGTGATCGACCCCTATCACCGGGTGTATCACTACCCGACGCTGTCGGTGGTGGACGGTGCTGCCATCTCGGCGAATCTCGGTGTGAACCCGTCGCTGTCGATCACCGCACAAGCCGAACGTGCGGCAGCGCTGTGGCCGAACAAGGGCGAGCAGGACCTGCGGCCCCCGCAGGGCGAGGCGTACCGGCGGTTGACGCCGATCGCCCCCGCGCATCCGGTGGTGCCGGCCGACGCTCCCGCGGCGCTGCGCAACCTGCCGATCGAGCCGGTCAGCTCGGCGGGGTAG
- a CDS encoding sensor histidine kinase: MATKGERGVERVGEASRRELMTRAATVGLLMRHTVNSIAALVALADPASLARPAGKALLVLLAAWSVYRLGTRSHRPALLAVDYLLVLAVCLAIPLLVPEPDFFVGNTAPQAIAGTAVVSISVSVPMRASIPMTLGIAVAYAYGASGAVGWDNVASVTAIYYFAVQCTTASIIRLMLLRVADAVDRARRQRHDAEVARRVSDALRHYEHEQLALLHDTAASTLLVVGQGTAVDAERLAAQARRDLALLHDGAWVAPPPRIDVVSALRECAAHVRTPVRFAGREDLWLPGETAQPVIAAAREVMTNVDRHAHAGVLDVTVTDHAVLLTDDGVGFDPAEPRRGRGLEDSIVGRMRRAGGQARVESTPGAGTSIELRWATTQSAAASPDPDGLVDRTRTRYALALIGYALVNLAISVPPAVAVAAHPDLQTVLGILAACAGLAALPGILGNRWGYAWPAAACLLFVAVTQPMLLPPELLLGYAHWAQNAIGWCLLPLALTLPTRAGVAVLAGFWLVGSTVTLMRAPTAETLVNIGLGTASILAVQLFALIFNGLMRDAALDIAGETQEHQRLVTRDRVTTALRDEYHRRYATIVDNVVPLLSALARGAGVDTDIQSRARAECRRLRALFDQANTFDHALMRRIRPVIDAAEDRGVDVVTEVAGALPDLEEAHLLDAVVSPVAQVLAHADSYARLILSTTDGQLEASVVIDTGISTDELSKALPDTEIVHDGAALWCLIRSGVASATPPS; encoded by the coding sequence GTGGCGACAAAAGGTGAACGCGGGGTCGAACGCGTGGGCGAGGCATCCCGCCGTGAACTCATGACGCGCGCCGCCACCGTCGGCCTGCTCATGCGGCACACCGTCAACTCGATCGCGGCGCTCGTCGCCCTTGCCGACCCGGCCTCCCTGGCGCGCCCCGCCGGCAAGGCCCTGCTCGTGCTCCTCGCCGCCTGGTCGGTGTACCGGCTGGGGACCCGCTCGCATCGGCCCGCCCTGCTGGCAGTGGACTACCTTCTCGTCCTCGCGGTGTGCCTGGCCATCCCCCTGCTGGTTCCGGAGCCCGACTTCTTCGTCGGCAACACCGCACCCCAGGCGATTGCCGGCACGGCGGTGGTGAGCATCTCGGTGTCGGTGCCGATGCGGGCCAGCATCCCGATGACGCTCGGCATCGCCGTGGCCTACGCCTACGGCGCCTCCGGAGCGGTCGGATGGGACAACGTCGCGTCGGTCACCGCGATTTACTACTTCGCTGTCCAGTGCACCACCGCGTCGATCATCCGGCTGATGCTGCTGCGCGTGGCCGACGCCGTCGACCGCGCCCGCCGTCAACGCCACGACGCCGAAGTAGCCCGGCGCGTCAGCGATGCGCTGCGCCACTACGAGCACGAACAGCTCGCCCTGCTGCACGACACCGCGGCGTCGACACTGCTGGTGGTCGGGCAGGGCACCGCTGTCGATGCCGAACGTCTGGCAGCCCAGGCCCGCCGCGACCTCGCCCTCTTGCACGACGGCGCCTGGGTGGCCCCACCGCCGCGTATCGACGTGGTGTCGGCGCTGCGTGAGTGTGCCGCCCACGTCCGCACGCCCGTGCGCTTCGCCGGTCGGGAGGACCTGTGGTTGCCGGGCGAGACAGCCCAGCCCGTCATCGCCGCTGCGCGAGAGGTGATGACCAATGTGGACCGCCACGCGCACGCCGGCGTACTCGATGTCACCGTCACCGACCACGCCGTGCTGCTCACCGACGACGGGGTCGGGTTCGATCCCGCCGAGCCCCGCCGGGGACGAGGACTGGAGGACTCCATCGTGGGCCGGATGCGCCGAGCGGGCGGCCAGGCCCGCGTCGAATCCACCCCGGGAGCCGGCACGAGCATCGAGCTACGTTGGGCCACAACGCAGTCAGCGGCGGCATCACCGGATCCCGACGGTCTGGTCGATCGCACCCGGACCAGGTACGCGCTGGCACTCATCGGGTACGCGCTGGTGAACCTCGCGATCTCGGTTCCGCCCGCAGTCGCGGTCGCGGCCCACCCCGATCTGCAGACGGTTCTCGGGATCCTCGCCGCCTGCGCCGGACTCGCCGCGCTACCCGGAATCCTGGGAAATCGGTGGGGTTACGCGTGGCCGGCCGCGGCGTGCTTGCTGTTCGTCGCGGTGACGCAGCCGATGCTGCTTCCGCCGGAGCTGCTGCTGGGCTACGCGCACTGGGCGCAGAACGCGATCGGCTGGTGCCTGCTACCGCTGGCGCTGACGTTGCCCACCCGCGCCGGAGTCGCCGTCCTCGCCGGCTTCTGGCTCGTCGGCAGCACGGTCACGCTGATGCGGGCACCCACCGCGGAGACACTGGTCAACATCGGACTGGGCACGGCCAGCATCCTCGCGGTGCAGTTGTTCGCCCTGATCTTCAACGGACTGATGCGCGACGCCGCTCTCGACATCGCCGGAGAGACACAGGAACACCAGCGACTCGTCACCCGTGACCGCGTCACCACCGCGCTGCGCGACGAATACCACCGCCGCTACGCCACGATCGTCGACAACGTGGTGCCGCTGCTGAGCGCGCTGGCCCGCGGGGCGGGCGTCGATACCGACATCCAGTCCCGCGCGCGGGCGGAATGCCGGCGCCTCCGCGCGCTGTTCGATCAGGCCAACACCTTCGATCATGCACTGATGCGGCGGATCCGGCCGGTGATCGACGCCGCCGAGGACCGCGGAGTCGACGTGGTCACCGAGGTCGCGGGGGCATTACCGGACCTCGAGGAAGCGCACCTCCTCGATGCCGTGGTGTCGCCCGTCGCGCAGGTGCTCGCCCACGCCGACAGCTATGCGCGGCTCATCCTCTCCACCACCGACGGGCAGCTCGAGGCCAGCGTGGTCATCGACACCGGTATCAGCACCGACGAGCTGTCAAAGGCGCTGCCGGACACCGAGATCGTGCACGACGGGGCCGCTCTCTGGTGTCTGATCCGCAGCGGTGTCGCCTCCGCTACCCCGCCGAGCTGA
- a CDS encoding response regulator, whose product MAREGDARKPVRIAIIDDHDVVHAGIQAWCGEAEPPIELAASFLQPTEYFAAYTEPARDIDVVLLDLQIEGHRPDFDTLRRLADGEQRVIVYSHINTDEVILRCLELGAVTYLVKSEGKRHLIEAIHSAHTATPYVGPRMGKAMLNDGTVGRIKLSEREKQVLIAWFQTESKDLVAKRLFIAPTTVRTHLQRARAKYAAVGRPASTKSALLARAIEDGILSLKDL is encoded by the coding sequence ATGGCCCGCGAGGGGGACGCGCGGAAGCCGGTGCGGATCGCGATCATCGACGATCACGACGTCGTGCACGCGGGGATACAGGCGTGGTGTGGGGAGGCGGAACCTCCGATCGAACTCGCGGCGAGCTTCCTGCAGCCGACCGAGTACTTCGCCGCCTACACCGAACCGGCCCGCGACATCGACGTGGTGCTGCTGGACCTGCAGATCGAGGGCCACCGGCCCGATTTCGACACGCTGCGCCGGCTCGCCGACGGTGAGCAACGCGTCATCGTCTACTCACACATCAACACCGACGAGGTGATCCTGCGTTGCCTCGAGCTGGGCGCGGTCACCTATCTGGTGAAGTCCGAGGGCAAACGCCACCTCATCGAGGCGATTCATTCCGCGCACACCGCGACGCCGTACGTGGGGCCGCGGATGGGCAAGGCGATGCTCAACGACGGTACCGTCGGCAGGATCAAGCTCTCCGAGCGGGAGAAGCAGGTGCTCATCGCCTGGTTTCAGACCGAGAGCAAGGATCTGGTCGCCAAGCGGTTGTTCATCGCCCCGACGACGGTGCGTACACATCTGCAGCGGGCGCGGGCCAAGTACGCCGCGGTGGGCCGCCCGGCGTCGACGAAGTCGGCGTTGTTGGCGCGTGCGATCGAGGACGGCATCTTGAGCCTGAAGGATCTGTAG